A stretch of the Sphingobacterium thalpophilum genome encodes the following:
- a CDS encoding efflux RND transporter permease subunit translates to MLKKFIERPVLATVISILLVILGIIGILKLPLQQFPDIAPPAVQVTALYPGANAETVLRAVAPSLEESINGVENMSYMSSTASNDGSLMITVYFKLGTDPDQAAVNVQNRVAQATSQLPAEVVQAGITTAKQQNSLIMVLDLYTEDESKYDQTFITNYAQINIIPELKRIPGVGQALAFGGSKDYSMRVWLNPNQMATYKLTPEEVMAAIQDKNVEAAPGKFGESSREAFEFVIKYKGKLNQPSDYENIIIRSNTDGSVLRLKDVARVELGSYTYASHTRINGKAGLNIGVMQLAGSNANEIQIAIQEFMEKASLSFPKGVKYLVLYNTKDALDQSIDQVKHTLVEAFILVFLVVFLFLQDFRSTLIPAIAVPVAIVGTFFFMQLFGFSINLLTLFALVLAIGIVVDDAIVVVEAVHAKMEHNHLPPKLATTSAMSEITGAIISITLVMSAVFLPIGFMEGSTGVFYRQFAFTLAIAIVISAINALTLSPALCALFLKPVHHTNGEAKQLNFKDRFFAGFNVGFERITKNYLGSLRFLIRYKWVAFAGLGITLLLTVFMIRRTPTGFIPSEDQGFIAVSLSMPAGASLDRTSGALAEAEKQLQHADFTKTLNVLAGFNILTQSTSPSAGVAFILLKPHEERGQIKDINAIMADVNQRLANIKGANFFVFTFPTVPGFSNVDGLDMVLQDRTGGQLGKFSSVGQNFIGELMKRPEILMAFTTFKADYPQYELQVDDIKAEQLGVSTKSILQTMQAYFGSAQASDFNRFGKYYRVMVQADAKDRSEPTAMDGIFVKNRLGDMVPINTLVKLERVYGPETASRYNLFNSIGINAIPKPGYSSGDAIRAVEEVAKQQLPTGFTYEFSGMTKEEIVSGGQSTLIFILCLIFVYFLLAAQYESYIIPLAVILSIPTGIFGVFAAISLTDIANNIYVQVALVMLIGLLAKNAILIVEFAIQGRKQGMSIPSAALNAAKLRLRPIIMTSLAFIVGMIPMMFAIGPSAQGNHSISIAAAGGMLSGVILGLFIIPILFIFFQFIQEKLSSTATQEHQAKEPAALEIPVHTNN, encoded by the coding sequence ATGCTTAAGAAATTTATAGAAAGGCCCGTACTTGCCACCGTAATTTCCATATTACTGGTCATACTGGGAATTATCGGTATACTCAAACTGCCTTTACAGCAGTTTCCCGACATTGCTCCCCCAGCGGTACAGGTAACGGCACTATATCCGGGTGCCAATGCCGAGACTGTACTCCGCGCTGTGGCCCCTTCATTGGAAGAATCGATCAATGGAGTGGAAAACATGAGCTACATGAGCTCAACGGCAAGTAACGACGGCTCACTGATGATTACCGTTTATTTCAAGCTGGGCACCGATCCTGATCAGGCAGCTGTCAACGTACAAAACCGTGTTGCTCAAGCCACCAGCCAGCTTCCCGCTGAAGTGGTTCAGGCCGGCATAACAACGGCTAAACAGCAGAACAGCCTAATCATGGTATTGGATCTCTATACCGAAGATGAGAGTAAATATGATCAAACTTTTATTACCAACTATGCGCAGATCAACATTATTCCCGAACTGAAACGTATCCCTGGCGTTGGGCAAGCACTGGCGTTTGGAGGTAGCAAAGACTATTCGATGCGTGTATGGCTAAATCCGAATCAGATGGCAACCTACAAGCTGACGCCCGAAGAAGTAATGGCTGCCATTCAGGACAAAAACGTGGAAGCTGCACCGGGAAAATTCGGTGAAAGCAGCCGCGAAGCCTTTGAATTTGTAATTAAATATAAAGGTAAACTCAATCAGCCCAGCGACTATGAAAATATCATTATCCGCTCAAATACAGATGGATCTGTATTGAGACTTAAAGATGTTGCCCGAGTGGAACTTGGATCTTATACCTATGCCAGCCATACCCGCATCAATGGGAAGGCTGGACTCAATATCGGTGTGATGCAGCTCGCAGGCTCCAACGCCAACGAAATTCAGATCGCCATTCAGGAGTTTATGGAGAAAGCGTCCCTAAGCTTTCCTAAGGGAGTGAAATACCTCGTATTATACAATACCAAGGATGCACTTGACCAGTCTATCGATCAGGTTAAACATACATTGGTCGAAGCTTTTATCTTGGTCTTCTTAGTGGTATTCTTGTTCCTGCAGGATTTTAGATCAACCTTGATCCCAGCTATTGCTGTACCTGTTGCGATCGTGGGTACGTTCTTCTTCATGCAGCTATTCGGTTTCTCTATCAATCTCCTGACTTTGTTTGCGCTGGTGCTGGCGATCGGTATCGTCGTCGACGATGCCATTGTTGTAGTCGAGGCCGTGCACGCCAAGATGGAACATAATCACCTGCCGCCAAAGCTAGCGACAACATCCGCCATGAGCGAAATCACTGGAGCGATTATCTCCATTACCTTAGTGATGTCTGCTGTCTTTCTGCCCATCGGTTTTATGGAGGGCTCGACAGGGGTATTCTATAGGCAATTTGCTTTTACCCTGGCCATCGCTATTGTTATTTCTGCAATCAATGCACTGACCCTGAGTCCAGCACTCTGTGCATTGTTTTTAAAACCAGTACATCATACAAACGGTGAAGCGAAGCAACTCAACTTTAAAGATCGCTTCTTCGCGGGTTTCAATGTTGGGTTCGAACGAATCACCAAAAACTATCTGGGAAGCTTACGCTTTTTGATCCGTTACAAATGGGTCGCATTTGCTGGCCTGGGCATCACCTTGCTGTTGACGGTTTTCATGATCCGTCGTACGCCTACAGGTTTTATTCCCTCAGAAGATCAAGGGTTTATCGCCGTGTCGCTTTCCATGCCTGCCGGAGCATCGCTGGACCGTACATCGGGAGCATTAGCCGAAGCAGAAAAACAGCTTCAACATGCTGACTTCACCAAAACACTCAACGTACTTGCCGGTTTCAACATTTTGACACAGTCCACCAGCCCTTCTGCAGGTGTTGCCTTCATCTTGCTTAAACCGCACGAAGAACGGGGCCAGATCAAAGATATCAATGCCATTATGGCCGATGTCAACCAACGCCTTGCAAATATTAAAGGGGCCAACTTCTTTGTATTCACCTTCCCTACTGTTCCCGGATTTAGTAACGTGGACGGACTGGATATGGTACTTCAGGACCGCACGGGAGGGCAGCTCGGCAAGTTTAGCTCGGTCGGACAGAATTTCATTGGCGAGCTCATGAAACGGCCTGAAATCCTGATGGCTTTTACCACTTTCAAGGCGGATTACCCACAATATGAGCTGCAAGTGGACGACATCAAGGCCGAACAGCTCGGCGTGAGCACCAAGAGCATTCTGCAGACCATGCAGGCTTATTTTGGCAGTGCGCAGGCTTCAGACTTCAACCGGTTTGGCAAATATTATCGGGTGATGGTCCAGGCAGATGCCAAAGACCGTAGTGAACCTACAGCTATGGACGGTATTTTTGTAAAAAACAGGCTTGGAGACATGGTGCCCATCAATACCCTAGTAAAATTGGAACGTGTTTACGGTCCAGAGACCGCTTCTCGATACAACTTATTTAATTCGATTGGTATCAACGCCATCCCTAAACCCGGATACAGCTCGGGAGATGCAATCCGCGCGGTGGAAGAAGTTGCCAAACAACAGTTACCCACGGGCTTCACCTATGAATTTTCGGGCATGACCAAAGAGGAAATCGTTTCTGGCGGACAGTCTACGCTCATTTTCATCCTCTGTCTGATCTTCGTTTACTTCCTGCTTGCGGCACAGTACGAAAGCTATATCATTCCGTTGGCCGTCATACTGTCTATCCCAACAGGTATATTCGGGGTGTTCGCGGCAATCAGTCTTACTGATATTGCGAATAACATCTACGTTCAGGTGGCCTTGGTGATGCTTATCGGGTTACTGGCTAAAAACGCGATCCTGATCGTCGAATTTGCAATTCAGGGCCGCAAACAGGGCATGTCCATACCCAGTGCTGCCCTTAATGCTGCAAAGCTGCGTCTAAGACCGATTATCATGACCTCCCTAGCTTTCATCGTTGGTATGATCCCGATGATGTTCGCTATAGGGCCTTCAGCTCAGGGTAACCACTCTATCAGTATTGCCGCAGCAGGGGGCATGCTTTCAGGAGTTATTTTAGGGCTTTTTATCAT